The sequence CACAACCATCGACCTTGAACTATTTTCTCGTTTCACCGCTCTGCTCAGTGTTGTATCTGGCGCAAAAGCGCGTGTCGGCTTCGCCACCCTGCACGATGAGGGCTGCTATCGCGGAAATTTAATTACCCATCCTGTTCGTTATAACAGTCATGTGCATATTGTTGAAAATTTCATTGCATTGACGAATACTGCATTGGGCTTAAACCTGAGTGAATACCCAACCCATCCTATTAAGGCTGAAGAGAAACAACTACAGCAGCTTAGCTTTGACGCAGATGATCATTTGCCGGTTAAACAAAAATTATTACAAATTTATCCACACTACGATCAACAAAGAATTGTGTTAATCAATCCCAATGCCTCAGAGTTATTGCCGCAGCGACGCTGGCTGAAAGAATATTTTGCTGAAGTAATCAGTGCTGTTTTGCAGCAGTTTGACGATGTTTTAGTGGTTGTCACGGGTGCGCCAGCTGAACGCCAAGAGGCGCAGTCTTTGATCGAGCTGGTGCAACATGATCGCTGTGTTAATTCTGCAGGTGTGTTTAGTTTTGAGCAGCTACTTCCATTGTACGACTTGGCAACCTTAATGCTTACTAACGATTCAGGGCCAGGTCATTTTTCAGCAGTGACAAAATTAAAAGTGTTCGTACTGTTTGGCCCTGAAACCCCTGCGCTATACGGCTCATTGGGCAATGCTGAGAACTTTTATTTGGCGCTGCCGTGCTCTCCATGCGTAAGTGCACATAATCATCGTAAAACCAGCTGCACCAGCAGACCCTGCATCACCGGCATTACGCCTGATATGGTTCTAGCTAAGCTATTACCTTATTTGCAACAAATTCCTCTGCAGTCGACGGAGTAAATCCGTGCTCGATTTCATCAGGCAACACTCCCGTTTATTGAATACGCTGCTGATTGGCGGCTTTTTTTTGCTACATGGACTGTTAATAAACAGCGTTGGGCTTGGAGTCGATGAGGCCCATTATGGCTTATATGCACTTAGGCTAGATTGGAGCTATTTTGATCACCCACCCATGGTGGGCTGGTTATTGGCGCTTGGACAAATAGCAGGCCAAAGCGATATAGCCTTGCGCCTTGTGCCGATGCTAATCATGACGATCAACAGTGTCCTGCTGCTGCAAGTTTGTCAGCGTTGTTTTGCCGAAGAGCAAGCTACCGGCACGCTCGCCTTGCTGCTGTTTTACCTAAGTGTGGTGACGCAGTTGCTGGGTTGGGGCATGGTGCCCGATGTTGCCTTGATGACATGGCATTTATTATTGATTTTAGCGATTGCAAATCTGCAGCAGCAATTTTCTTGGCAAGGCTTTGTATATCTTGGCGTGTTAATCGGCTTATCTGGATTAACCAAATATACCGCTATTGTAATGCCGCTGGCCTTGCTAAGCTGGCTGATTACGCAGCGACAATTACTGCTTTGGTTAGCTCAACCAGGACTTTGGTTGGCGGTAATCATTGCGGCAGTGATGATATCGCCAGTGATATATTGGAATGCAACGCATGACTGGGTCTCACTGCGTTATCAATTTGATCACGGTGCTGGCGGCGAGTGGCAGCTGATAAACGTGCTTAAAATGCTTTTGGCGCAGTGGTTAAGTATGGCGCCAGTAAATGTTGTATTGGGTGTGATAGTTATTTACCAGATTACCTCAAGACAGCTGCGTCTCTCGCCGCTGCCATCATTATTATTGCATTTGGGCTTGATACATTTATTGTTGGTTGCTTGGTCTGCAGGCAATGGCGAGCTATTGCCGCATTGGTCAGCTGTAGGCTGGTTGATGCTCACCCCGCTAACGGCACACTTTTGCTTGTTAAACGCTAAACAGTTTTCACCGCTGTTGCGAAAAGTATTGCAATTTATGACCCTGTTATCGGCTGT comes from Pseudomonadales bacterium and encodes:
- a CDS encoding glycosyltransferase family 9 protein, producing the protein MNVETMRKVDRYAGIPLTFLLSIIVNLLAWVLPSRRKQSADLSRTLLIELSEMGSAIIVDPAMRKLQQQANAELYFAIFKDNAKSLAILNTVPKENIFLMRADNFLVLLIDIIKFMFWSHRHNITTTIDLELFSRFTALLSVVSGAKARVGFATLHDEGCYRGNLITHPVRYNSHVHIVENFIALTNTALGLNLSEYPTHPIKAEEKQLQQLSFDADDHLPVKQKLLQIYPHYDQQRIVLINPNASELLPQRRWLKEYFAEVISAVLQQFDDVLVVVTGAPAERQEAQSLIELVQHDRCVNSAGVFSFEQLLPLYDLATLMLTNDSGPGHFSAVTKLKVFVLFGPETPALYGSLGNAENFYLALPCSPCVSAHNHRKTSCTSRPCITGITPDMVLAKLLPYLQQIPLQSTE
- a CDS encoding glycosyltransferase family 39 protein, which encodes MLDFIRQHSRLLNTLLIGGFFLLHGLLINSVGLGVDEAHYGLYALRLDWSYFDHPPMVGWLLALGQIAGQSDIALRLVPMLIMTINSVLLLQVCQRCFAEEQATGTLALLLFYLSVVTQLLGWGMVPDVALMTWHLLLILAIANLQQQFSWQGFVYLGVLIGLSGLTKYTAIVMPLALLSWLITQRQLLLWLAQPGLWLAVIIAAVMISPVIYWNATHDWVSLRYQFDHGAGGEWQLINVLKMLLAQWLSMAPVNVVLGVIVIYQITSRQLRLSPLPSLLLHLGLIHLLLVAWSAGNGELLPHWSAVGWLMLTPLTAHFCLLNAKQFSPLLRKVLQFMTLLSAVLLLILFSLLAFKPVNLIKGSEQALQDIMGWQQAAERAVALADTLQADYVWVENWTHSSRIAWYSYDSGYAVQVVDDKPNQFDLWHGEPQAASTAILVTPKKHKSRNAIKTIDLAHSICRRIDQLDFQYHGVTINHFNFYYCTADHIKLQMLQNS